A single region of the Halopiger xanaduensis SH-6 genome encodes:
- a CDS encoding YkgJ family cysteine cluster protein — protein sequence MQSLEAELEAARELSVDDLADAIESIGFECTRCGACCTGHGDDEHTATVFPDEVRRLEDAAVDADSPGAAATIGKTDLVPPADDREWRDVARPMPYGLSEGDDGLEGETFEWALQTDGCGDCVFYAEDDDGTGACVAHEDRPLICRTYPFSVALAGTSQPMGEAVDEEGVVRAHECEGLGRDISREDAAALARTLKERAVRELEEAIAVRDEYEPANPDPGEVVVHDSEGAKRIDGTPLETEAGAGSETDRR from the coding sequence GTGCAATCGCTCGAGGCCGAACTCGAAGCGGCGCGGGAGCTGTCGGTCGACGACCTCGCGGACGCGATCGAGTCGATCGGCTTCGAGTGTACCCGCTGTGGCGCCTGCTGTACGGGCCACGGCGACGACGAACACACGGCCACTGTCTTCCCCGACGAAGTGCGCCGGCTCGAGGACGCGGCCGTCGACGCCGACTCGCCCGGCGCCGCGGCGACGATCGGCAAAACGGATCTGGTTCCGCCGGCCGACGACCGCGAGTGGCGCGACGTCGCGCGGCCGATGCCGTACGGCCTCTCGGAAGGCGACGACGGCCTCGAGGGCGAGACCTTCGAGTGGGCACTCCAGACCGACGGCTGCGGCGACTGCGTCTTCTACGCCGAGGACGACGACGGCACGGGTGCCTGCGTCGCCCACGAGGACAGGCCGCTGATCTGTCGCACCTACCCCTTCAGCGTCGCCTTGGCCGGGACCAGTCAGCCGATGGGTGAAGCCGTCGACGAAGAAGGCGTCGTCCGCGCCCACGAGTGCGAGGGACTCGGCCGGGACATCTCCCGCGAAGACGCCGCGGCTCTCGCCCGCACGCTGAAAGAGCGAGCCGTCCGCGAACTCGAGGAAGCGATCGCGGTTCGAGACGAGTACGAACCCGCCAATCCCGACCCCGGCGAGGTCGTCGTTCACGACTCGGAAGGCGCGAAGCGGATCGACGGGACGCCGCTCGAGACGGAAGCGGGAGCGGGTTCGGAGACGGACCGTCGCTAA
- a CDS encoding heptaprenylglyceryl phosphate synthase: MDIEWDNTTHATKIDPAKPLPSDLEPLTGTDLVIVGGSDGVTAENTLETIEAIDASFPDLPIFQEPYRSDHVSTETIDAVDYLSIAAVYNGDREHFVGKHVDLFAEVGQKPDELLGSSVPLIGDLVASKGIDAVANLTEKVIGEGYVIQHLSSAAANRAGVEAAYSPEQVAGAALATESLYGFPIFYVEYSGTYGGPEDVQAAARYLEDTALFYGGGIDSAAKADEILAAGADAIVVGDCFHDDPETFRETIPNR, from the coding sequence ATGGATATCGAGTGGGATAATACCACCCACGCGACGAAGATTGACCCGGCGAAGCCGCTCCCCTCGGACCTCGAACCGCTCACGGGGACCGACCTCGTGATCGTCGGCGGCTCCGACGGCGTCACCGCCGAGAACACGCTCGAGACGATCGAGGCGATCGACGCGTCGTTCCCCGACCTTCCGATCTTTCAGGAGCCGTACCGATCGGATCACGTTTCGACTGAGACGATCGACGCCGTCGATTACCTCTCGATCGCCGCCGTCTACAACGGCGACCGCGAGCACTTCGTCGGCAAACACGTCGATCTCTTCGCCGAAGTCGGCCAGAAACCCGACGAACTTCTCGGTTCGAGCGTCCCGCTAATCGGCGATCTCGTCGCATCGAAGGGTATCGACGCCGTTGCGAATCTGACGGAGAAAGTGATCGGTGAGGGCTACGTCATCCAGCACCTCTCGTCGGCCGCCGCGAATCGCGCCGGCGTCGAAGCGGCGTACTCCCCTGAGCAGGTCGCCGGCGCGGCGCTCGCGACGGAATCACTCTACGGATTTCCGATCTTCTACGTCGAATACTCCGGGACGTACGGCGGTCCCGAAGACGTCCAAGCCGCCGCGAGGTACCTCGAGGACACGGCGCTGTTCTACGGCGGGGGGATCGACAGCGCGGCGAAGGCCGACGAGATCCTCGCGGCCGGTGCGGATGCGATCGTCGTCGGTGACTGCTTCCACGACGATCCGGAGACGTTCCGCGAGACGATCCCGAACCGGTAG
- a CDS encoding TRAM domain-containing protein codes for MEISEKLLCLFSTDVSAEEDRYVIEVPRQEVETGDIDPGEVYRVALISRDEAGEADTETSAQPQSAPSEPQPPVDVGETRYVEIEDIGKQGDGIARVERGYVIIVPGADVGERVKIEVTEVKSNFAVGEIIEETF; via the coding sequence GTGGAAATATCTGAAAAACTCCTGTGTCTGTTCAGTACGGACGTATCAGCAGAGGAGGATCGGTACGTCATCGAGGTACCGCGTCAGGAAGTTGAAACCGGCGACATCGATCCGGGCGAGGTCTACCGTGTCGCACTCATCTCGCGCGACGAGGCGGGCGAGGCCGACACCGAGACGTCGGCTCAGCCACAGAGTGCGCCGTCGGAACCGCAACCGCCAGTCGACGTGGGCGAAACGCGCTACGTCGAGATCGAAGACATCGGCAAACAGGGCGACGGGATCGCCCGCGTCGAGCGCGGCTACGTCATCATCGTCCCGGGCGCCGACGTCGGCGAGCGCGTCAAGATCGAAGTCACCGAGGTCAAATCGAATTTCGCCGTCGGCGAGATCATCGAGGAGACCTTCTAA
- a CDS encoding radical SAM protein codes for MTDPETLSVTIVDGYVDEPAHFGVPPYISTYPRYAAGALVDAGVPRERITYHTIDGLRDEPDRWRDVDEADLLIYLGGMTVPGKYVGGTPAEPDEVRKLAWTASGTSLMGGPVKFGVGDENAGATETERQDLDFDFVAKGDVEAAVHDLVESGLEGFNNRMRDVDEVSRWAQEGAFIVEQHPNHPDYLIAELETSRGCAYRCSFCTEPLYGNPSFRPPPTVVGEVDALSDYGVRHFRIGRQADILAYGGDGEAPNPDALRQLYSGIREVAPDLETLHLDNMNPITIVEWPEKSREGIRIIAEHNTPGDTAAFGLESADPLVQEENNLNVSAEECFEAVKIVNEEAGWRPGEEPADAPTFGDDAPRRLPKLLPGINLLHGLKGEREETYERNMDFLQRVYDEGYMLRRVNIRQVMAFAGTDMSDTGAEIAKEHKKLFKRYKRRVREEIDNPMLQRVAPPGTVLPNVHLEYHEDGRTFGRQLGTYPLLVGIPGERELGRTIDVAVVDHGYRSVTGVPYPLDLNDASMDELTAIPGIGDRTAGDLVINRPYESVADADADANVGTDLDLSRFATATQGRKQEPVN; via the coding sequence ATGACTGACCCCGAGACGCTGTCGGTGACGATCGTCGACGGCTACGTCGACGAACCCGCGCACTTCGGGGTGCCGCCGTACATCTCGACGTACCCGCGCTACGCGGCCGGCGCGCTCGTCGACGCGGGCGTCCCCCGCGAGCGAATTACGTACCACACGATCGACGGCCTGCGCGACGAGCCCGACCGCTGGCGCGACGTCGACGAGGCCGATCTGCTGATCTACCTGGGCGGGATGACCGTCCCCGGGAAGTACGTCGGCGGCACGCCGGCCGAACCCGACGAGGTGCGCAAGCTCGCCTGGACGGCGAGCGGCACGAGCCTGATGGGCGGCCCCGTCAAGTTCGGCGTCGGCGACGAGAACGCCGGTGCCACCGAAACCGAACGCCAGGATTTGGACTTCGACTTCGTCGCCAAGGGCGACGTCGAGGCGGCCGTCCACGACCTCGTCGAGAGCGGCCTCGAGGGCTTCAACAATCGGATGCGCGACGTTGACGAGGTCTCTCGGTGGGCCCAGGAGGGTGCCTTCATCGTCGAACAACACCCCAACCATCCGGACTATCTCATCGCCGAACTCGAGACCTCCCGCGGGTGCGCCTACCGCTGCTCGTTCTGTACGGAGCCGCTGTACGGCAACCCCTCGTTCCGGCCCCCGCCGACGGTCGTCGGCGAGGTCGACGCGCTCTCGGACTACGGCGTTCGGCACTTCCGGATCGGCCGACAGGCAGACATCCTCGCGTATGGCGGCGACGGCGAGGCGCCGAACCCCGACGCGCTCCGCCAACTCTACAGCGGCATCCGCGAGGTCGCGCCCGATCTCGAGACGCTCCACCTCGACAACATGAACCCCATCACGATCGTCGAGTGGCCCGAGAAGTCCCGCGAGGGGATCCGGATCATCGCCGAGCACAACACGCCCGGCGACACGGCCGCGTTCGGCCTCGAGTCGGCCGACCCGCTCGTTCAGGAGGAGAACAATCTCAACGTCAGCGCCGAGGAGTGCTTCGAGGCGGTCAAGATCGTTAACGAGGAAGCCGGCTGGCGACCCGGGGAGGAGCCCGCGGACGCGCCCACCTTCGGCGACGACGCGCCGCGCCGGCTCCCCAAACTCTTGCCCGGCATCAACCTCCTGCACGGGCTCAAGGGCGAGCGCGAGGAGACCTACGAGCGCAACATGGACTTCCTGCAGCGGGTCTACGACGAGGGCTACATGCTCCGCCGCGTAAATATTCGGCAAGTGATGGCCTTCGCCGGCACCGACATGAGCGATACCGGCGCCGAGATCGCCAAGGAGCACAAGAAGCTGTTCAAGCGCTACAAGCGGCGGGTCCGCGAGGAGATCGACAACCCGATGCTCCAGCGCGTCGCGCCGCCGGGAACCGTGTTGCCGAACGTCCACCTCGAGTACCACGAGGACGGCCGGACCTTCGGCCGCCAACTGGGAACGTACCCGCTGCTGGTCGGCATCCCGGGCGAGCGGGAACTCGGGCGGACGATCGACGTGGCCGTCGTCGACCACGGCTACCGCTCGGTGACCGGCGTCCCGTACCCGCTCGACCTCAACGACGCGTCGATGGACGAACTCACCGCGATCCCGGGCATCGGCGACCGGACCGCGGGCGACCTCGTCATCAACCGGCCCTACGAGTCCGTCGCGGACGCCGATGCGGACGCGAACGTGGGAACGGACCTCGATCTTTCGCGGTTCGCCACGGCGACGCAGGGCCGAAAACAGGAGCCCGTGAATTGA